From the Streptomyces sp. Tu 2975 genome, one window contains:
- a CDS encoding glycoside hydrolase family 13 protein: MLSTLPAGIGRPSRPASTPDPWWRDAVIYQVYVRSFLDSTGDGIGDLAGVRAGLPYLRKLGVDGIWLSPFYPSPQHDHGYDVADYQGVDPVYGDLAEFDRLVADARRLGLKLLLDIVPNHCSSEHPWFREALAAGPGGAARSRFHFEPGRGPDGSEPPNNWRAMFGGPAWSRVTEPDGTPGEWYLHLFTPEQPDLNWRDPAVGDDFEQVLRFWLDRGVDGFRIDVAAGLFKHPALPDSDDPFADERARDSVNPLAWNQPEVHDVWRRWRSVCEEYAARDGHDRLLVGEVSVPTAREHAEYVRPDELHQAFFFDLLSAPWDADAFRSTIDEAIRDIAGTGSTVTWVLNNHDQVRTVTRYAGEPGVEASGLGAARARAAALLMLALPGAAYVYQGEELGLPEVLDLPDEVLTDPIFHRTGSRKRIRDGCRVPLPWSGHASPFGFSQGAAGARPWLPQPEWFAEHATDRALADTRSFWHLYRDGLQLRRSLPQLGEGALRWLDAPPQVLAMARGDGLICAVNFGTEPVPAPVTGTPLLSSGPCPDGVLPGATAAWWTGDHPAS; the protein is encoded by the coding sequence ATGCTCAGCACGCTTCCGGCCGGCATCGGCCGGCCCTCCCGCCCTGCCTCCACACCTGACCCGTGGTGGCGCGACGCGGTGATCTACCAGGTCTACGTCCGCAGCTTCCTCGACAGCACCGGGGACGGCATCGGCGACCTGGCCGGCGTCCGGGCCGGGCTTCCCTACCTACGGAAGCTGGGCGTCGACGGCATCTGGCTCAGCCCCTTCTACCCGTCGCCGCAGCACGACCACGGCTACGACGTCGCCGACTACCAGGGCGTCGACCCCGTCTACGGCGACCTCGCCGAGTTCGACCGGCTGGTGGCCGACGCCCGCCGCCTCGGACTGAAACTGCTGCTCGACATCGTCCCCAACCACTGCTCCAGCGAGCACCCGTGGTTCCGTGAGGCGCTCGCCGCGGGCCCCGGCGGCGCCGCCCGCTCCCGCTTCCACTTCGAGCCCGGCCGCGGCCCCGACGGGTCCGAGCCGCCCAACAACTGGCGTGCCATGTTCGGCGGCCCCGCCTGGAGCCGTGTCACCGAACCCGACGGCACACCGGGGGAGTGGTACCTCCACCTCTTCACCCCTGAGCAGCCCGACCTCAACTGGCGCGACCCGGCCGTCGGCGACGACTTCGAGCAGGTGCTGCGCTTCTGGCTGGACCGCGGTGTCGACGGTTTCCGCATCGACGTCGCCGCCGGGCTGTTCAAACACCCCGCGCTCCCGGACTCCGACGACCCGTTCGCCGACGAGCGCGCCCGCGACTCGGTCAACCCGCTGGCCTGGAACCAGCCCGAGGTCCACGACGTGTGGCGCCGCTGGCGGTCGGTGTGCGAGGAGTACGCAGCGCGTGACGGACACGACCGGCTGCTCGTCGGCGAGGTCTCCGTACCCACCGCCCGTGAGCACGCCGAGTACGTCCGCCCCGACGAACTGCACCAGGCCTTCTTCTTCGACCTGCTGTCGGCCCCCTGGGACGCCGACGCCTTCCGCTCGACGATCGACGAGGCGATACGCGACATCGCCGGCACCGGCTCGACCGTCACCTGGGTCCTCAACAACCACGACCAGGTCCGCACCGTCACCCGCTACGCCGGCGAGCCCGGCGTCGAGGCCAGCGGACTCGGCGCCGCCCGCGCCCGCGCCGCCGCCCTGCTGATGCTCGCGCTGCCCGGCGCCGCCTACGTCTACCAGGGCGAGGAGCTCGGCCTGCCCGAGGTGCTCGACCTGCCCGACGAGGTGCTCACCGACCCGATCTTCCACCGCACCGGCAGCCGCAAGCGCATCCGCGACGGCTGCCGGGTCCCGCTGCCCTGGTCCGGCCACGCTTCCCCGTTCGGCTTCAGCCAGGGCGCGGCCGGGGCCCGGCCGTGGCTCCCGCAGCCCGAGTGGTTCGCGGAACACGCCACCGACCGGGCCCTGGCCGACACCCGCTCCTTCTGGCACCTGTACCGCGACGGCCTGCAACTGCGCCGCTCCCTCCCACAGCTGGGCGAGGGCGCGCTGCGCTGGCTGGACGCACCCCCGCAGGTCCTCGCCATGGCCCGCGGCGACGGCCTGATCTGCGCGGTCAACTTCGGCACCGAGCCGGTACCCGCGCCCGTGACCGGAACACCCCTGCTGTCCAGTGGTCCCTGCCCGGACGGAGTGCTCCCCGGAGCGACCGCCGCCTGGTGGACCGGCGACCACCCCGCTTCCTGA
- a CDS encoding ABC transporter substrate-binding protein — MRWMRAAGRALLVVAVLLAGYAGFGAPAGGVDPQGRGPMTLATAGDLTDYLSPLLDDWNRAHPDERVTLVELPDSADETRAQMTSELRSGSDRFDVLNIDVAWTSEFAAAGWISPLERDRFPLDSFLRPVVDTATFDGRLFAVPYVTNAGLLYYRKDILEREGVEPPRTWAELARQARTIAPKYGMDGYAGQFLPYEGLTVNVAEAVHSAGGSILRDDGERVTVDSAAARAGLTFLADGVRQGWIPREALGYKEEESRQAFQDGRLLFLRNWPYVYADAGAEDSKVAGKFGAVPLPGPDGPGTSVLGGSNLAVSAHSRHPASAADLIAYLTSERVQRQVLTEGSLPPVRAALYEDPELIKAHPYLPTLRQSVLSAVPRPKSPRYDQVSLAVQAVAQDVMALRQAPAEAVARLARELGTISRRG, encoded by the coding sequence ATGCGGTGGATGCGTGCCGCGGGTAGAGCTCTCCTGGTCGTGGCGGTGCTGCTGGCGGGGTATGCCGGTTTCGGCGCCCCGGCCGGCGGCGTGGACCCTCAGGGCCGTGGGCCGATGACCCTGGCGACGGCGGGCGATCTCACCGACTATCTCTCGCCGCTCCTCGACGACTGGAACCGCGCCCACCCCGACGAGCGGGTCACCCTGGTCGAACTGCCCGACTCCGCGGACGAGACCCGGGCACAGATGACCAGCGAGCTGCGCTCCGGAAGCGACCGCTTCGACGTACTGAACATCGACGTGGCGTGGACCTCGGAGTTCGCCGCGGCGGGGTGGATCTCCCCGCTGGAACGCGACCGGTTCCCGCTGGACAGCTTCCTGCGGCCGGTCGTCGACACGGCCACCTTCGACGGGCGGCTGTTCGCGGTCCCGTACGTCACCAACGCCGGACTGCTCTACTACCGCAAGGACATCCTCGAGCGGGAGGGGGTCGAGCCCCCGCGCACCTGGGCCGAGCTGGCCCGGCAGGCCCGTACGATCGCCCCGAAGTACGGCATGGACGGTTATGCCGGCCAGTTCCTGCCCTACGAGGGGCTCACCGTCAACGTCGCGGAAGCCGTGCACTCCGCGGGCGGGTCGATCCTGCGGGACGACGGGGAGCGGGTCACCGTGGACTCCGCCGCGGCGAGGGCCGGGCTGACGTTCCTCGCGGACGGGGTGCGCCAGGGGTGGATCCCCCGGGAGGCTCTCGGCTACAAGGAGGAGGAGTCGCGGCAGGCGTTCCAGGACGGCCGGCTGCTCTTCCTGCGGAACTGGCCCTACGTGTACGCGGACGCGGGCGCCGAGGACTCGAAGGTGGCCGGGAAGTTCGGTGCCGTGCCGCTGCCCGGGCCGGACGGGCCCGGTACCAGCGTGCTGGGCGGCTCCAACCTCGCCGTCAGCGCCCACTCGCGGCACCCGGCGTCGGCCGCGGACCTGATCGCCTACCTCACCAGTGAGCGGGTGCAGCGACAGGTGCTCACCGAGGGCTCGCTGCCGCCGGTGCGCGCCGCGCTGTACGAGGACCCGGAGCTCATCAAGGCCCATCCCTATCTGCCGACGCTGCGCCAGAGCGTGCTGTCGGCGGTGCCGCGCCCCAAGAGCCCGCGCTACGACCAGGTCAGTCTGGCGGTCCAGGCGGTGGCGCAGGACGTGATGGCGCTGCGGCAGGCGCCCGCCGAGGCCGTCGCGCGGCTCGCGCGCGAACTGGGGACGATCTCCCGCAGGGGCTGA
- a CDS encoding PadR family transcriptional regulator, with amino-acid sequence MRLPLLALLTRGPAHGYELKQDLEKLLGAAYPQPNVGQVYVTLGRLEKSGLIDGEDVEQSGRPNKRTYRLTDAGREAVQAWFEETTDEPRVRDEFFMKLALAPESGLADPVALINKQRRQYLNTMRDLSKLAAAEDRDNRISQLLIEGAMLHLQADLDWLERCQEELE; translated from the coding sequence GTGCGGCTGCCGCTCCTGGCACTGCTCACCCGTGGCCCGGCGCATGGATACGAGCTGAAGCAGGACCTTGAGAAGCTCCTGGGCGCCGCGTACCCTCAGCCGAACGTCGGCCAGGTCTACGTCACCCTCGGCCGCCTGGAGAAGAGCGGGCTGATCGACGGCGAGGACGTCGAGCAGTCGGGCCGGCCCAACAAGCGCACGTACCGGCTGACCGACGCCGGGCGTGAGGCGGTGCAGGCCTGGTTCGAGGAGACCACCGACGAGCCACGCGTGCGGGACGAGTTCTTCATGAAGCTCGCCCTGGCACCCGAGTCGGGGCTCGCCGACCCGGTCGCCCTGATCAACAAACAGCGGCGGCAGTACCTCAACACCATGCGGGACCTGTCGAAGCTGGCCGCCGCCGAGGACCGGGACAACCGGATCTCCCAACTGCTGATCGAGGGCGCGATGCTGCATCTGCAGGCCGACCTGGACTGGCTGGAGCGCTGTCAGGAGGAGCTGGAATGA
- a CDS encoding ABC transporter ATP-binding protein — translation MRHDAASGDRRGHDTAPVPGPDTAAGTAGDGPEGAPIVRAEGLTKTHHGEGAPVHAVRDVDLTVRPGEFVAVTGPSGAGKSTLLHLIGGLQRPDSGKLWLDGQRVDEYREARWAVLRRRSIGVVFQFFNLVSNLTVADNVELPALLAGASPRAARESRAELLAELGLEGREKSMPGELSGGEQQRVALARALVNHPALLLADEPAGSLDSKGTREVLRLLSRFHQRGQTILMVTHDARMASAADRVISFFDGRIADDARLGGGHRGPAGGVSGVLELKE, via the coding sequence ATGAGGCACGACGCGGCTTCCGGCGACCGCCGCGGGCACGACACGGCGCCCGTACCCGGGCCGGACACGGCCGCGGGGACGGCGGGCGACGGACCCGAGGGTGCGCCGATCGTGCGCGCGGAGGGTCTGACCAAGACGCACCACGGCGAAGGCGCGCCGGTCCACGCGGTCCGGGACGTGGACCTGACCGTCCGGCCGGGCGAGTTCGTCGCCGTCACCGGGCCCTCCGGCGCCGGGAAGTCGACACTGCTGCATCTCATCGGCGGCCTCCAGCGGCCCGACAGCGGAAAACTCTGGCTCGACGGTCAGCGCGTCGACGAGTACCGCGAGGCCCGCTGGGCGGTCCTGCGGCGGCGCAGCATCGGCGTCGTCTTCCAGTTCTTCAACCTGGTCTCCAACCTGACCGTCGCCGACAACGTCGAGCTTCCGGCGCTGCTCGCCGGCGCCTCGCCCAGGGCCGCCCGCGAGTCCCGTGCCGAACTGCTCGCCGAGCTCGGTCTCGAAGGCCGGGAGAAGTCCATGCCCGGCGAACTCTCCGGCGGCGAACAGCAGCGTGTCGCGCTGGCCCGCGCCCTGGTCAACCACCCCGCCCTGCTCCTGGCCGACGAACCGGCCGGCAGCCTCGACAGCAAGGGCACCCGCGAGGTGCTGCGGCTGCTGTCCCGTTTCCACCAGCGAGGACAGACGATCCTGATGGTCACCCACGACGCCCGGATGGCCAGCGCCGCCGACCGCGTCATCAGCTTCTTCGACGGACGGATCGCCGACGACGCTCGGCTCGGCGGCGGCCACCGCGGCCCGGCCGGCGGAGTGTCCGGCGTGCTCGAACTGAAGGAATGA
- a CDS encoding ABC transporter permease: MRATLRWAHADFRAHRGEALFVVLASAGIIASLLLAGALFSYAANPWQRIFNQSQGAHIWLQTRPGADPAALSRLDGVEALSGPYRTAATTVESRGARAAVALRATAARPPETARPLVTSGSWLAPQDGGAARAVVLESSVARSLWAEPGDTVRVTGPDGAVRTLRVTGVAEAAEPPHRAGGGPGIGWVLPETLDGIASGDTGQSVGLRLADPGDTDFMVQRAVTLLGADRVAQVTKWQQARAEAGGDDRLLGQLFAVFGLGALLAAALAASGAIGARVRGQLRDIAVLKAIGFTPGQVVRGFLVQHLAFALLGVALGTTAIAFLGARIPGRIGDAAALWQDLPGYTALMIGVPCGAVLLIAAATGLAAWRAGRVPPVPVARAAQPSAAPMTALGRRALGLRMPPALVLGWRSAFPRRGRTAVAVGRLALPLVLITVALVAWSTLDQFRGRPAQMGLPAALTVRAEQPGGPSEEELRRILASVPEVAAVHPGAEMAALVPGQTGTITLRGLGTAEDPYPSAVAEGRAARGPDEAVAGQGLLDLLGVRVGDWVRTTVEGRPQILHIVGRSIEPESGGRIISTTVDALQERDPGLRPDFHALVLTDGSDPRAVSSALDGAAGGTLEIRETPNPADRLEPARGVIAALIAVLALIGLTELLTLIGTGVRDRGRDLLALKAIGLTPRQIGSVIVTAAGLTALASAVTGTALGALFGMWLVDAQGSSSGMGAGIAHLPPWPVLVSVVAGAVVGAVAAASLPATRTARRRLADSLSETL; the protein is encoded by the coding sequence ATGCGGGCCACTCTGCGCTGGGCTCACGCCGACTTCCGCGCGCACCGCGGCGAGGCCCTCTTCGTCGTCCTGGCCAGTGCCGGGATCATCGCCTCCCTGCTGCTGGCCGGCGCACTGTTCAGCTACGCCGCCAACCCCTGGCAGCGGATCTTCAACCAGTCCCAGGGCGCCCACATCTGGTTGCAGACCCGGCCGGGCGCCGACCCGGCCGCCCTGTCCCGGCTCGACGGCGTCGAAGCCCTCTCCGGCCCCTACCGGACCGCCGCCACCACCGTCGAGTCACGCGGCGCACGGGCGGCGGTCGCGCTACGGGCGACCGCCGCCCGGCCGCCCGAGACCGCGCGGCCGCTGGTCACCTCGGGCAGCTGGCTCGCCCCGCAGGACGGTGGCGCGGCCCGCGCCGTCGTGCTGGAGAGCTCGGTCGCCCGCTCGCTGTGGGCGGAGCCCGGCGACACCGTGCGGGTCACCGGGCCGGACGGGGCCGTGCGCACCCTGCGCGTGACCGGCGTCGCCGAGGCCGCGGAACCGCCCCACCGGGCGGGCGGCGGGCCCGGGATCGGCTGGGTCCTCCCGGAAACCCTCGACGGGATCGCCTCGGGCGACACCGGCCAGAGCGTGGGTCTGCGGCTCGCGGACCCCGGCGACACCGACTTCATGGTCCAGCGGGCGGTGACCCTGCTGGGCGCCGACCGGGTCGCGCAGGTCACCAAGTGGCAGCAGGCGAGGGCGGAGGCGGGCGGCGACGACCGGCTCCTCGGCCAGTTGTTCGCCGTGTTCGGGCTCGGGGCGCTGCTGGCGGCCGCCCTCGCCGCGTCCGGGGCGATCGGCGCCCGGGTGCGAGGCCAGCTGCGGGACATCGCCGTACTCAAGGCGATCGGCTTCACACCGGGACAGGTCGTACGGGGCTTCCTCGTCCAGCACCTGGCGTTCGCCCTGCTCGGGGTGGCGCTGGGTACGACGGCCATCGCGTTCCTGGGCGCGCGGATACCGGGCCGGATCGGCGACGCCGCCGCCCTGTGGCAGGACCTGCCCGGATACACGGCGCTCATGATCGGTGTGCCGTGCGGGGCCGTCCTGCTGATCGCGGCGGCGACCGGGCTCGCGGCCTGGCGCGCCGGGCGGGTGCCGCCGGTCCCGGTGGCCCGGGCGGCCCAGCCGTCCGCGGCGCCGATGACCGCACTGGGCCGCAGGGCGCTCGGCCTGCGGATGCCGCCGGCGCTGGTGCTGGGCTGGCGCTCCGCCTTCCCGCGCCGGGGCCGCACCGCCGTCGCCGTGGGGCGGCTCGCACTGCCGCTCGTACTGATCACCGTCGCGCTGGTGGCCTGGTCGACGCTCGACCAGTTCCGCGGCCGTCCCGCGCAGATGGGCCTGCCCGCCGCCCTGACCGTACGGGCCGAGCAACCCGGCGGGCCGTCGGAGGAGGAACTGCGGCGGATCCTCGCCTCGGTTCCGGAGGTCGCAGCCGTCCATCCCGGCGCCGAGATGGCGGCCCTGGTGCCCGGGCAGACCGGGACCATCACTCTGCGCGGGCTCGGCACCGCGGAGGACCCCTATCCGTCGGCCGTGGCCGAGGGCCGGGCGGCCCGCGGACCGGACGAGGCGGTGGCCGGGCAGGGCCTCCTCGACCTGCTGGGCGTACGCGTCGGCGACTGGGTCCGGACGACCGTCGAGGGCCGGCCGCAGATCCTGCACATCGTGGGACGCAGCATCGAGCCCGAGTCCGGCGGACGGATCATCTCCACGACGGTCGACGCCCTCCAGGAACGCGACCCGGGACTGCGGCCGGACTTCCACGCGCTGGTGCTCACCGACGGATCGGACCCGCGGGCGGTGAGCTCCGCGCTCGACGGGGCGGCGGGCGGCACGCTGGAGATCCGTGAGACGCCCAACCCCGCGGACCGGCTGGAACCGGCGCGCGGTGTGATCGCGGCCTTGATCGCGGTACTGGCCCTGATCGGTCTCACCGAGCTGCTGACACTGATCGGTACCGGGGTGCGCGACCGCGGCCGGGACCTGCTCGCGCTGAAGGCGATCGGGCTGACGCCCCGGCAGATCGGCTCCGTGATCGTGACGGCCGCCGGGCTGACCGCGCTGGCGTCGGCGGTGACGGGAACGGCGCTCGGCGCACTGTTCGGCATGTGGCTGGTCGACGCCCAGGGAAGCTCGAGCGGGATGGGGGCGGGGATCGCCCATCTGCCTCCGTGGCCGGTGCTGGTGTCGGTCGTGGCCGGCGCGGTCGTCGGGGCGGTGGCCGCCGCCTCCCTGCCCGCGACGCGGACCGCCCGCCGACGGCTCGCGGACTCGCTGAGCGAGACGCTCTGA
- a CDS encoding S1 family peptidase has protein sequence MSHRRIPKRKAVLAGAGAVGIAAAAVLLPHANASQSGSGSGPEADPRTLSAAAAQDLVSELGPQLGDAYAGAYYDAQKQQVVVNVVGDSNSVIVQVNEAGAVARPVENSMGQLKAAADTLARKAAVPGTAWAVDPRTNQLLVTADRTVAGDGWNRLESTVKSLGSGMARIQKSAGEFRPFLEGGDAIFGGGSRCSLGFNVTTGDGQPGFLTAGHCGVADDQWSEEPNGAPIGTVQAATFPGEGDFALVTYDDPATDAPGTVDLGNGQTLDIVGADDAAVGQEVFRMGSTTGLNSGQVTGLNATVNYPEGTVTGLIQTNVCAEPGDSGGALFTRDGAAIGLTSGGSGDCTSGGETFFQPVTTALAAVGAEIIAGAGGGAADQDQDQDQDGQGQQQDGQGQDQDGQGQQQDGQGQDQDGQDQQQGGFDGN, from the coding sequence TTGAGTCACAGGCGAATACCCAAGCGAAAGGCCGTGCTTGCAGGAGCCGGGGCGGTGGGCATCGCCGCAGCCGCCGTGCTGCTGCCGCACGCCAACGCATCGCAGTCCGGCTCCGGTTCCGGACCGGAGGCCGACCCCAGAACCCTGAGCGCCGCGGCCGCCCAGGATCTCGTCTCGGAACTGGGCCCCCAGCTCGGCGACGCGTATGCAGGTGCGTACTACGACGCGCAGAAACAGCAGGTCGTCGTCAACGTCGTCGGTGACAGCAACAGCGTCATCGTCCAGGTCAACGAGGCCGGCGCCGTCGCGCGGCCCGTCGAGAACAGCATGGGGCAGCTGAAAGCGGCGGCGGACACCCTGGCCCGTAAGGCCGCGGTCCCGGGCACGGCCTGGGCCGTCGATCCGAGGACCAACCAGCTCCTGGTCACGGCCGACCGCACGGTCGCGGGCGACGGCTGGAACCGTCTGGAGTCGACCGTGAAGTCGCTCGGCTCCGGAATGGCCCGGATCCAGAAGTCCGCGGGCGAGTTCAGGCCCTTCCTCGAGGGCGGCGACGCCATCTTCGGCGGCGGGTCACGCTGTTCCCTCGGCTTCAACGTGACCACGGGCGACGGGCAACCCGGCTTCCTCACCGCAGGACACTGCGGCGTCGCCGACGACCAGTGGTCCGAGGAACCGAACGGCGCGCCCATCGGTACGGTGCAGGCGGCGACGTTCCCCGGCGAAGGCGACTTCGCCCTCGTCACGTACGACGACCCCGCCACCGACGCCCCCGGCACGGTCGACCTCGGCAACGGTCAGACCCTGGACATCGTGGGTGCCGACGACGCGGCGGTCGGCCAGGAAGTGTTCCGCATGGGCAGCACCACGGGCCTGAACAGTGGTCAGGTCACCGGCCTGAACGCGACCGTGAACTACCCGGAGGGCACGGTCACCGGCCTCATCCAGACGAACGTGTGCGCGGAGCCGGGTGACAGCGGCGGCGCCCTGTTCACCCGCGACGGTGCCGCGATCGGCCTGACCTCGGGCGGCAGCGGTGACTGCACGTCGGGCGGCGAGACGTTCTTCCAGCCCGTGACGACGGCGCTCGCCGCGGTCGGCGCGGAGATCATCGCGGGCGCCGGCGGCGGCGCGGCCGACCAGGACCAGGACCAGGACCAGGACGGCCAAGGCCAGCAGCAGGACGGTCAGGGCCAGGACCAGGACGGCCAAGGCCAGCAGCAGGACGGTCAGGGCCAGGACCAGGACGGCCAGGACCAGCAGCAAGGAGGCTTCGACGGCAACTGA
- a CDS encoding polysaccharide deacetylase family protein: MIRSVRQFTGLTAAGVVLVGCGASGSPLPTPASPSPEPSATRDTAPTMAPGPGGHTPVFMRAKAAEGAADRTVALTFDADMTADQGPRAERGERFDNPALIQALRSLKVPSTVFMTGRWADEYPAQAKAIGSDPLFEIANHSYSHHAFSSPCYGLPGIGAEDMLTDVRRAFAAFEKAGVRNVVPYFRFPGGCYDDAALRALAPAGVTAVQWDVVSGDAFATDADAVAEQVLGGVEPGSLVVMHCTRSAAPVTEEAVRRIVPELRRRGYRFVKVSELMR; encoded by the coding sequence ATGATCAGATCTGTACGACAATTTACGGGTTTGACGGCTGCGGGTGTCGTACTCGTCGGCTGCGGCGCTTCCGGCAGCCCTCTCCCCACGCCGGCGTCGCCCAGCCCTGAACCGTCCGCCACCCGCGACACCGCTCCGACCATGGCACCCGGGCCCGGCGGCCACACGCCGGTGTTCATGCGCGCGAAGGCGGCAGAGGGCGCCGCCGACAGGACCGTCGCGCTCACCTTCGACGCCGACATGACCGCCGATCAGGGCCCGCGCGCCGAGCGCGGCGAACGGTTCGACAACCCCGCCCTGATCCAGGCCCTGCGCTCCTTGAAGGTGCCCTCGACCGTCTTCATGACGGGCCGCTGGGCCGACGAGTACCCCGCCCAGGCGAAGGCCATCGGCTCCGACCCGCTCTTCGAGATCGCGAACCACTCCTACAGCCACCACGCCTTCAGCTCCCCCTGCTACGGGCTCCCCGGGATCGGCGCGGAGGACATGCTCACCGATGTGCGACGGGCCTTCGCCGCGTTCGAGAAGGCCGGCGTCCGCAACGTGGTGCCCTACTTCCGCTTCCCCGGAGGCTGTTACGACGACGCTGCGCTCCGGGCCCTCGCGCCGGCCGGGGTCACCGCGGTGCAGTGGGACGTCGTCAGCGGTGACGCCTTCGCCACCGACGCGGACGCCGTCGCCGAGCAGGTGCTCGGCGGGGTGGAGCCCGGCTCGCTCGTCGTCATGCACTGCACCCGGAGCGCCGCCCCCGTCACCGAGGAGGCGGTCCGCAGGATCGTCCCGGAACTGCGCCGGCGCGGCTACCGGTTCGTCAAGGTCTCGGAACTGATGCGATAG
- a CDS encoding DMT family transporter — protein MHTLLPVLFALGAALSNAFATVLQRKAALDVPRSEGLRAGLMLDLLRRPVWLLGMLAVVVAGLCQAVALGTGPLTIVQPLFVLELPLALILATMILHGSLPRVGWTAVAAVVTGLGVALAAASPSGDRTSVPLDRWIIALAVCGAAVLALTAVALRRPEGRARAACFGTATAISYALTAALMKSAVHTLDDHGIGAFFTAWQTYAFAATGGCALFLLENAMQAGPLVASQPALTLGDAAVSLSLGMLLYEEDVRTGWWLVPQALGVALVVAGVLALARMPLARSLVASDEPDRAVP, from the coding sequence GTGCACACCCTGCTCCCGGTACTGTTCGCGCTCGGCGCAGCGCTCAGCAACGCGTTCGCCACCGTGCTCCAGCGCAAGGCCGCCCTCGACGTCCCCCGCTCCGAGGGCCTGCGCGCCGGTCTGATGCTCGATCTGCTGCGCCGGCCCGTCTGGCTGCTCGGCATGCTCGCCGTCGTCGTCGCGGGCCTGTGCCAGGCGGTGGCGCTCGGGACCGGGCCGCTGACGATCGTTCAGCCGCTGTTCGTGCTCGAGCTGCCGCTCGCCCTGATCCTCGCGACCATGATTCTGCACGGCAGCCTTCCGCGCGTCGGCTGGACGGCGGTGGCGGCCGTGGTGACGGGTCTCGGCGTCGCCCTCGCCGCCGCCTCACCGTCCGGCGACCGCACCTCTGTTCCTCTCGACCGCTGGATCATCGCGCTCGCCGTGTGCGGTGCGGCCGTCCTCGCGCTCACCGCCGTCGCGCTGCGCCGGCCCGAGGGCCGCGCCCGCGCGGCCTGCTTCGGCACCGCCACCGCGATCAGCTACGCACTCACCGCGGCCCTGATGAAGTCGGCTGTGCACACGCTTGACGACCACGGCATCGGCGCCTTCTTCACGGCCTGGCAGACGTACGCGTTCGCGGCGACCGGGGGGTGTGCGCTCTTCCTGCTGGAGAACGCGATGCAGGCCGGCCCGCTGGTCGCGTCGCAGCCCGCGCTCACCCTCGGCGACGCTGCGGTGAGCCTCAGCCTCGGCATGCTGCTGTACGAGGAGGACGTCCGCACCGGCTGGTGGCTGGTCCCACAGGCCCTCGGCGTGGCGCTGGTGGTGGCGGGTGTCCTCGCACTGGCCCGGATGCCGCTGGCCCGTTCCCTGGTCGCGTCCGACGAACCGGACCGGGCGGTGCCCTGA
- a CDS encoding AI-2E family transporter, translating to MCMPPRPSEPQQRPPEVPAAPARVPEALRTAAAYAWRIIVVAAAVYSVFAVLGRFHEIGVAVFLGLVVTAVLRPAADLVARVLPRPLAVAVSLLATIAVVLGVLALVGEAVAGERTTLVREFRTGIERIENWLERPPFRVDPEALTDIQSRIGQWLSSHRSAVISEAVSGGRRLVEVLTVFALALFCSVFFIHSGDRQWAWFCGQLPTEARRRATVAGRAAWRTFTGYTHGILLVAVTNAILVGIALFALGVPLALPLALLEFFAAFVPLIGSPVALAVAAVVALATKGPLTAAVVVALIVVIGQIEGHLLHPLVMSWAVRLHPVVVALSVVGGAVAAGMVGAIAAVPLVAVLWSVRQALKPAEDRASDDDG from the coding sequence ATGTGCATGCCCCCAAGGCCGTCGGAACCGCAGCAGCGTCCCCCGGAAGTGCCCGCAGCCCCGGCGCGGGTGCCCGAAGCCCTGCGGACGGCCGCCGCGTACGCCTGGCGGATCATCGTCGTCGCCGCCGCCGTCTACAGCGTCTTCGCCGTGCTCGGTCGGTTCCACGAGATCGGCGTGGCCGTCTTCCTGGGCCTCGTCGTCACCGCCGTGCTCCGGCCGGCGGCCGACCTGGTGGCACGCGTCCTGCCGCGCCCGCTCGCCGTCGCCGTCTCGCTGCTCGCCACCATCGCCGTCGTCCTGGGCGTGCTCGCCCTGGTCGGCGAGGCGGTCGCGGGCGAGCGGACGACTCTGGTGCGGGAGTTCCGTACCGGTATCGAAAGGATCGAGAACTGGCTGGAGCGGCCTCCGTTCCGCGTCGACCCCGAGGCGCTCACCGACATCCAGTCCCGTATCGGCCAGTGGCTGTCCAGCCACCGGTCCGCCGTCATCAGCGAGGCGGTGAGCGGTGGTCGCAGGCTGGTCGAGGTGCTGACGGTGTTCGCCCTCGCACTGTTCTGCTCGGTCTTCTTCATCCATTCCGGAGACCGCCAGTGGGCCTGGTTCTGCGGTCAGTTGCCGACGGAAGCCCGCCGGCGCGCCACGGTGGCGGGGCGGGCCGCCTGGCGGACCTTCACCGGCTACACGCACGGCATCCTCCTGGTGGCCGTCACCAACGCGATCCTCGTCGGCATCGCGCTCTTCGCTCTCGGCGTCCCGCTCGCCCTGCCGCTCGCCCTGCTGGAGTTCTTCGCCGCTTTCGTCCCGCTCATCGGCTCCCCCGTCGCTCTCGCGGTGGCAGCGGTGGTGGCTCTGGCGACCAAGGGGCCGCTGACGGCGGCCGTGGTCGTCGCGCTCATCGTCGTGATCGGGCAGATCGAGGGCCATCTCCTGCATCCCCTCGTGATGAGCTGGGCCGTCCGGCTGCATCCGGTGGTCGTCGCGCTGTCGGTCGTCGGCGGTGCCGTCGCGGCGGGGATGGTGGGCGCGATCGCCGCAGTGCCGCTGGTGGCCGTCCTCTGGTCGGTCCGGCAAGCACTGAAGCCGGCCGAGGACCGCGCTTCCGACGACGACGGCTGA